One Helianthus annuus cultivar XRQ/B chromosome 12, HanXRQr2.0-SUNRISE, whole genome shotgun sequence genomic region harbors:
- the LOC110895677 gene encoding uncharacterized protein LOC110895677 isoform X3, whose protein sequence is MTPSFTSENSKVPDLFYFVDEFKLIFKFLLNSYDVFLNFNTGRTSRNRVLTPLDKEHDTNVLKLYFCLGFASFC, encoded by the exons ATGACACCGTCGTTTACTTCCGAAAACTCTAAAGTACCAGATTTGTTCTACTTCGTGGATGAG TTCAAGCTTATCTTCAAGTTTCTCCTTAACAGTTATGACGTTTTCCTAAACTTTAATACCG GAAGGACGTCAAGGAATAGAGTGCTTACGCCACTTGATAAAGAACATGACACGAACGTTTTAAAATTGTACTTTTGTTTGGGATTTGCCTCTTTTTGTTGA
- the LOC110895677 gene encoding uncharacterized protein LOC110895677 isoform X1 — translation MTPSFTSENSKVPDLFYFVDEACSPLMTTADLESLVHLSKAFMESKKKKVVQEHDGAGEVLRPTDDDDDDTMMMTMMMMMPTEATAGATLEQRWWSVLREEGFSLKMRELVFLWRCLKKDCDSFF, via the exons ATGACACCGTCGTTTACTTCCGAAAACTCTAAAGTACCAGATTTGTTCTACTTCGTGGATGAG GCTTGTTCACCATTGATGACGACAGCAGACCTCGAATCTCTTGTTCATTTGTCAAAGGCGTTTATGGAATCGAAGAAGAAGAAGGTTGTACAAGAACACGACGGAGCCGGCGAGGTTCTCCGGCCgaccgatgatgatgatgatgacacgatgatgatgacgatgatgatgatgatgccgaCTGAGGCGACGGCCGGCGCGACCTTAGAGCAGCGGTGGTGGTCAGTTTTGAGGGAGGAGGGGTTTTCTTTGAAGATGAGAGAGTTAGTTTTTTTGTGGAGATGTTTGAAGAAAGATTGTGATAGCTTTTTTTAA
- the LOC110895677 gene encoding uncharacterized protein LOC110895677 isoform X2 — protein sequence MTPSFTSENSKVPDLFYFVDEFKLIFKFLLNSYDVFLNFNTGLFTIDDDSRPRISCSFVKGVYGIEEEEGCTRTRRSRRGSPADR from the exons ATGACACCGTCGTTTACTTCCGAAAACTCTAAAGTACCAGATTTGTTCTACTTCGTGGATGAG TTCAAGCTTATCTTCAAGTTTCTCCTTAACAGTTATGACGTTTTCCTAAACTTTAATACCG GCTTGTTCACCATTGATGACGACAGCAGACCTCGAATCTCTTGTTCATTTGTCAAAGGCGTTTATGGAATCGAAGAAGAAGAAGGTTGTACAAGAACACGACGGAGCCGGCGAGGTTCTCCGGCCgaccgatga